A genomic stretch from Setaria viridis chromosome 1, Setaria_viridis_v4.0, whole genome shotgun sequence includes:
- the LOC117847046 gene encoding uncharacterized protein: MLNLYPRHRLQASSVVDGGDQDIEADGYNPFYGIAVVCVTIFLFCVLAASVSVWKALAYAALAALLLGVAGCFAPKGWFRRSGRGASAELVVVTVTAATGPAVPGHACALVNAPPAFAFQCPVEAGGGGGEAAAASCVVCSVCLEDVRGGEMVRQVPACRHVFHVGCIDMWLHSHRTCPMCRCVVSPPVAKVTPKDAAAEAAPESSDDHHELPPV, translated from the coding sequence ATGCTCAACCTGTACCCGAGGCACCGGCTCCAGGCGAGCTCCGTCGTCGACGGCGGTGACCAGGACATCGAGGCCGACGGCTACAaccccttctacggcatcgccGTCGTGTGCGTGACCATCTTCCTCTTCTGCGTGCTCGCCGCGTCCGTCAGCGTCTGGAAGGCGctcgcctacgccgccctggcCGCGCTGCTGCTCGGCGTCGCCGGCTGCTTCGCGCCCAAGGGGTGGTTCCGCCGGAGCGGGCGGGGCGCGAGCGCGGAGCTGGTGGTCGTCACGGTCACGGCGGCGACCGGCCCCGCGGTGCCGGGTCACGCGTGCGCCCTAGTGAACGCGCCGCCGGCGTTCGCGTTCCAGTGCCCGGtcgaggcgggcggcggtggaggtgaggcggccgccgcgagcTGCGTGGTGTGCTCGGTGTGCCTGGAGGACGTGCGCGGCGGCGAGATGGTGCGCCAGGTGCCGGCGTGCAGGCACGTTTTCCACGTGGGGTGCATCGACATGTGGCTGCACTCGCACCGGACGTGCCCGATGTGCCGCTGCGTCGTCTCGCCGCCGGTGGCTAAGGTGACACCGAAAGATGCTGCGGCAGAGGCGGCGCCGGAGTCGTCTGATGATCATCATGAGTTGCCGCCGGTGTAA
- the LOC117847062 gene encoding uncharacterized protein has translation MSSGSMTLTSSAAAVNDDIECRACYGVVVSCVSLLVFCVVAATAGVLKAGAATCFAMVFLGVIGWFLPSGARTRMSLRARGARRDGDAAGASAGCACQRVGVAATDVPPAFTYECHDDVGNGGKPGGSALCAVCLEDVQCGEAVRRLPACEHLFHKECVDMWLRSQTTCPLCRRDVVQLAGMR, from the coding sequence ATGAGCAGTGGCAGCATGACCCTGACGAGTTCGGCCGCAGCCGTTAACGACGACATCGAGTGCCGAGCCTGCTACGGCGTCGTGGTGTCCTGTGTGTCGCTGCTCGTCTTCTGCGTCGTCGCGGCCACGGCCGGCGTGCTCAAGGCCGGTGCCGCCACTTGCTTCGCCATGGTGTTCTTGGGCGTAATCGGCTGGTTCTTGCCCTCCGGCGCCAGGACGAGGATGTCACTACGCGCCAGGGGCGCACGGCGAGATGGCGATGCCGCGGGTGCATCGGCCGGGTGCGCCTGCCAACGCGTTGGCGTGGCGGCGACCGACGTGCCGCCGGCGTTCACGTACGAGTGCCATGACGATGTTGGGAACGGCGGCAAGCCCGGCGGCAGCGCGCTGTGCGCGGTGTGCCTGGAGGACGTGCAGTGCGGCGAGGCGGTGCGGCGGCTGCCCGCGTGCGAGCACCTGTTCCACAAGGAGTGCGTCGACATGTGGCTGCGCTCGCAAACGACGTGCCCGCTGTGCCGACGCGACGTCGTGCAGCTAGCAGGCATGCGCTGA
- the LOC117841520 gene encoding uncharacterized protein, which yields MLSLHRRRPPPSPHAGDGSLACYGIVVATASLLLFTILAATVSIVKACALAGAAGVVFGAAGCVSRWCGVGGAGAAPALPTTVAPAARARAACGLVDAAIDALPAFAYARPGACGGEGGGGSKSGRCALCAVCLEDVEDGEMVRQLPACRHLFHVGCIDMWLHSHATCPLCRCQVSPQQVGGKLTAAADAPDDAPPV from the coding sequence ATGCTGAGCCTtcaccgccggcggccgccgccgagcccccaCGCCGGCGACGGCTCCCTCGCCTGCTACGGCATCGTCGTCGCCACGGCGTCGCTGCTCCTGTTCACCATCCTCGCAGCCACGGTCAGCATCGTCAAGGCGtgcgcgctcgccggcgcggccggggtggtgttcggcgccgccggctgcgtCTCCCGGTGGTGCGGGGtaggcggggccggggcggctccTGCGCTGCCGacgacggtggcgccggcggcacgcGCGAGGGCGGCGTGCGGGCTGGTGGACGCGGCGATCGACGCGCTGCCGGCGTTCGCCTACGCGCGCCCTGGCGCGtgcggcggggagggcggcggcggcagcaagtcCGGGAGGTGCGCGCTGTGCGCCGTGTGCCTGGAGGACGTCGAGGACGGCGAGATGGTGCGGCAGCTGCCGGCGTGCAGGCACCTGTTCCACGTGGGGTGCATCGACATGTGGCTGCACTCGCATGCCACGTGCCCCCTCTGCCGGTGCCAGGTCTCGCCGCAGCAAGTTGGTGGGAAGCTCACGGCGGCAGCAGATGCACCGGATGATGCGCCGCCGGTGTGA
- the LOC117841519 gene encoding uncharacterized protein — protein sequence MAMPTFNLTPGLPPVSRLCFGTMTMGEQSGAPSSLRLLDAAFDAGVNFFDSAEMYPVPQRSETNGRSEEILGRWLRARRAPRDQVVVATKVAGPSGQMTWIRGGPTSLDSQNITVAIDDSLRRLGMDYIDLYQIHWPDRYVPMFGETEYDPSCQYTSVPMEEQLEALERAIDAGKIRYIGLSNETPYGLMKFLQLSKDFQLRSKLLTLQNSYNLLCRNFDSGLAECCHHERISLLAYSPMAMGILSGKYHSSGDYGPPDARMNLFKGRYSEGESRYKLQSPKVKLAVKEYAQIAVKYGISPATLAIAFVLRHPLVASAVFGATKLWQLYEVLQAARIHLPEEILVEINDVHARYPNPCP from the exons ATGGCCATGCCCACCTTCAACCTAACTCCCGGCCTGCCACCGGTCTCCCGCCTCTGCTTCG GGACGATGACGATGGGGGAGCAGAGCGGGGCGCCAAGCTCGCTGcgcctcctcgacgccgcctTCGACGCCGGAGTCAACTTCTTCGACTCCGCCGAGATGTACCCGGTCCCACAGCGCAGTGAGACCAACGGGCGCAGCGAGGAGATACTCGGGCGCTGGCTGCGGGCCCGCCGGGCCCCGCGCGACCAAGTCGTCGTCGCCACCAAG GTCGCCGGGCCGTCCGGCCAGATGACGTGGATCCGCGGCGGGCCGACGTCTCTCGATTCGCAGAACATCACGGTGGCAATTGATGATAG TTTGCGCAGGCTGGGTATGGATTACATCGACCTCTACCAGATACACTGGCCCGATAG GTATGTTCCTATGTTTGGGGAAACAGAGTATGACCCAAGCTGCCAGTACACGTCTGTTCCAATGGAAGAACAGCTTGAGGCTCTTGAAAGAGCCATAGATGCTGGCAAG ATCAGGTACATTGGCCTTAGTAACGAGACACCATATGGCCTGATGAAGTTTCTACAGCTGAGCAAGGATTTTCAGTTGCGCTCCAAGCTACTGACCTTGCAG AACTCATATAACTTGCTGTGCCGCAATTTTGATTCTGGATTGGCAGAATGCTGCCATCACGAAAG AATCAGCTTGCTGGCTTACAGCCCAATGGCAATGGGTATACTTTCAGGGAAGTATCACTCATCTGGTGACTATGGTCCACCAGATGCAAGAATGAATCTTTTCAAAG GGAGATACTCTGAAGGTGAATCCCGATACAAACTTCAGAGCCCCAAAGTGAAATTAGCTGTGAAG GAATACGCACAAATTGCTGTGAAGTATGGTATTTCTCCAGCAACCTTAGCAATAG CATTTGTATTGAGACACCCACTTGTGGCATCAGCTGTTTTTGGTGCTACAAAATTATGGCAGCTTTATGAGGTTCTTCAGGCAGCTAGGATCCATCTCCCTGAGGAAATTCTTGTTGAGATCAATGATGTTCATGCAAGATACCCTAACCCTTGCCCATAA